One window of the Halobacillus litoralis genome contains the following:
- a CDS encoding anti-sigma factor family protein, which yields MNCNKEAVTLMHKYLDGELYKEEERRLRDHLQTCISCQNHFHELKRTTTLITNTTPVTAPPRFTANVMGKLPKEKKRRNYIRKLQRHPVLTAAAIFFILMFSGIFSAWNQDQQMTVSKQENLEIRDHTVIVPEGVTVTGDLVVRNGDLKIEGKIDGDVTIINGDIIDETPEGEFNDELDRNNLRAYSGELTEVNQIYEWIWYHTKNTVTDIFSFESEE from the coding sequence ATGAATTGCAATAAAGAAGCTGTTACACTCATGCATAAGTATTTGGATGGTGAATTATATAAAGAAGAAGAGAGACGACTGAGAGACCATTTACAAACTTGCATATCCTGCCAGAATCATTTTCACGAATTGAAAAGGACGACGACGCTTATAACCAATACGACTCCTGTGACAGCTCCGCCTAGATTTACGGCGAATGTCATGGGTAAGTTGCCGAAAGAGAAGAAAAGAAGGAACTATATACGGAAACTGCAGAGGCATCCGGTGCTGACTGCGGCAGCTATATTTTTCATCTTAATGTTCAGTGGCATCTTCTCAGCTTGGAATCAGGATCAGCAAATGACAGTGTCGAAACAGGAAAACTTAGAAATACGAGATCACACTGTCATTGTTCCTGAGGGTGTCACTGTCACGGGGGACTTAGTCGTTCGGAATGGTGATTTGAAGATTGAAGGGAAAATCGATGGAGATGTTACGATTATCAATGGAGATATCATTGATGAAACCCCCGAAGGAGAATTTAATGACGAACTGGACCGTAATAACCTCCGTGCTTATTCCGGTGAATTGACAGAAGTCAATCAAATCTATGAATGGATTTGGTATCATACGAAGAATACGGTAACAGATATTTTCTCTTTTGAATCAGAAGAGTGA
- the sigW gene encoding RNA polymerase sigma factor SigW, protein METMIKQKIKEVKKGDQSAFEDIVSFYQNKVYHICLRMIGNSYEAEDLAQEAFIRAYTNLYTFDERRKFSTWLYRIATNLSIDRIRKKKPDYHLDAEVRGTDGLDMYSQLAAEQALPEEEVESLELQTYIHKEILALPPKYRSVIVLRYLDELALQEIAEILDIPVGTVKTRVHRGREALRKRLRHV, encoded by the coding sequence ATGGAAACGATGATTAAGCAAAAAATAAAAGAGGTAAAAAAGGGAGACCAATCTGCATTTGAAGATATAGTTTCTTTTTATCAAAATAAGGTATATCATATTTGCCTTCGCATGATTGGTAACTCCTATGAAGCAGAGGATCTTGCACAAGAAGCTTTTATTCGTGCGTATACAAACCTCTATACTTTTGATGAACGACGGAAGTTCTCAACGTGGTTATATAGAATTGCGACGAACTTATCGATCGATCGTATCAGGAAGAAAAAACCGGATTATCATCTGGATGCAGAGGTGCGTGGAACGGATGGGTTGGATATGTATTCTCAATTAGCTGCTGAGCAGGCTTTACCTGAAGAAGAAGTCGAAAGCCTTGAGTTGCAGACATACATCCATAAAGAGATCTTAGCACTGCCACCTAAGTATCGGAGTGTCATTGTTCTTCGTTACTTGGATGAGCTGGCTCTTCAGGAAATTGCAGAAATACTGGATATTCCTGTAGGAACGGTGAAGACGAGGGTGCATCGTGGCAGAGAAGCATTACGTAAGAGGCTTCGACATGTGTGA
- a CDS encoding aspartyl-phosphate phosphatase Spo0E family protein, with protein sequence MKRVTSLTKEIEACRLEMTRLARLHKLSSPEVVRISVKLDHLLNEYDDLKQEKQQPTLKKASYC encoded by the coding sequence ATGAAGCGAGTGACATCTTTGACGAAAGAAATCGAAGCTTGCCGATTGGAAATGACGCGTTTAGCCCGTCTCCATAAGCTGAGTTCACCTGAAGTCGTCCGTATTAGTGTGAAGCTTGACCATCTGTTGAATGAATACGACGATCTAAAACAAGAAAAACAGCAACCTACCTTAAAAAAGGCAAGTTACTGTTAA
- the rocF gene encoding arginase, protein MNKQLSVIGVPMDLGQMRRGVDMGPSAIRYAGMVERLEQLQYDIEDLGDIEIPRPEQKMEVKQDNLRNLNEIVEGSRRLAEKVDEVVESKRFPLVLGGDHSIAMGTLAGIAKHYENLGVIWYDAHGDLNTGDSSPSGNIHGMPLAVSLGIGHEKLTGIFGGGPKIKPENIVIVGARSLDEGERVLIEEKGIKVYTMHEVDRMGMTQVMEETMDYLKDRTDGVHLSLDLDGLDPSDAPGVGTPVMGGLSYRESHLAMEMLHQSKMITSAEFVEVNPILDEKNKTASVAVGLMGSLFGESLK, encoded by the coding sequence ATGAATAAACAACTTTCAGTTATTGGTGTCCCGATGGATCTTGGTCAAATGCGCAGAGGTGTAGATATGGGACCGAGTGCCATTCGCTATGCTGGTATGGTTGAACGTCTAGAACAATTACAATATGATATTGAAGATCTAGGGGACATTGAGATTCCTCGTCCAGAACAGAAAATGGAAGTAAAACAGGATAATTTAAGGAACTTGAATGAAATTGTTGAGGGCAGCCGCCGTTTAGCAGAGAAGGTGGATGAAGTCGTTGAAAGCAAACGCTTTCCCCTGGTCCTTGGCGGTGATCACAGCATTGCTATGGGAACACTTGCTGGAATAGCGAAACATTATGAAAACCTCGGTGTCATCTGGTATGATGCTCATGGAGATTTAAATACCGGAGATAGTTCCCCATCTGGGAACATCCATGGAATGCCATTAGCTGTCAGTTTAGGGATTGGCCATGAAAAACTGACTGGTATTTTTGGAGGCGGACCGAAAATCAAACCTGAAAATATTGTTATTGTCGGAGCGCGTTCTTTAGATGAAGGAGAGAGAGTTCTCATAGAAGAAAAAGGTATCAAGGTTTATACCATGCATGAAGTGGATCGCATGGGAATGACTCAGGTAATGGAAGAAACCATGGATTACTTGAAAGATCGTACCGATGGAGTCCATTTAAGCCTTGATTTGGATGGATTGGATCCAAGCGATGCTCCGGGTGTAGGGACACCTGTTATGGGCGGACTGAGCTATCGTGAAAGCCACTTGGCTATGGAAATGCTGCATCAGTCTAAAATGATTACTTCTGCCGAATTTGTGGAAGTGAACCCGATCTTAGATGAAAAAAATAAAACCGCTAGTGTAGCGGTGGGCTTGATGGGTTCATTATTTGGAGAAAGTTTGAAATAA
- a CDS encoding S8 family serine peptidase codes for MRKKRARLRSVSVLLITVMILSLFNVTAGVSAQKANSVAMNDSKQVKNKINEDLSSSFKENDQITYLVKMKEQADTKKAANEAMAKLEKSKAAVSAKEKKRVKTSAVVNELRATAKQTQSQLDQYLEKAKEQGDVKSFDPYYIVNAVSVTSNEKVMEEIAAFAEVEKLLPNRTREIYQPLDMPKEKAKAEILDVDSWGIDRIGAEQVWNETGIDGSGVVVANIDTGVQWDHPGLLEKYRGFNAASPEEVDHEFNWFDATADTSEPYDDQGHGTHTMGTMVGSEADGSNQVGVAPGATWIAVKAFTAAGGTDVDLLDAAEWLLAPKDEEGNPHPEKSPDIINNSWGGGPGLDEWYREMVQNWRNAGIVPVFSAGNDGELGDGSIAAPANYPESIAVGATDSNDGLAYFSSVGPSPYDGEIKPDISAPGVNINSTVPGSEYEDTYSGTSMAGPHVAGTIALLLEADQSLSVDRIEELLYETADATTSDEYPEDPNEGFGHGVANAYTAVSAVVSGIGEISGNVYQDGEDTEAPVIEHEPVEQSYKGLELPIVVDVSDNVSVDNVEVQYSLDGQEWQSVDGELIEGSYESGTYQASIPGEDLNGDMLEYKLFVTDFGGNEVESDIYSVTLEDGITVGYSQDFETTPAGWVSFGESNSWEWGVPVSGPEGAASGEKVYATNLDGTYESDADMTLRLPPVEVPEGESFLQFKTWYQLERNYDYGHVVVSTDNENWEQLAEFNNESGDWVDSQVELSDYAGQTVYVGFHVETDLSVVKDGWYIDDVAITDHSSDSSAKLHKSNEKKADKKAGAKADAKDSKSKNKKKAVKSKSLFPGTFENVEGPLMQTGKVDTSPISPNVLPLEATVTVLETEKSVTTDPSDGSYRILTAAGDFTLEASAYGYESSTEEVEVPEDGQVNANFTLEPTPSGEVTGTVTNERTGEPIEGATVYVEEDAAVTPAVTDEDGVYSLTAYEGEYTLEVRAPNYKGAEATVTVVGNETATVDVELEPFIGFPGEIGYDDGTAENARAFYDAGNAWAVKMSLAEGQSSALVTGGLFRFWGEDFPVPGGTEFAVAVYDSSGTDGAPGEQLAGPIEAEALRNGEWTDVDLSNEGIVVDDDFYMVYIQTHANPNTPALATDENGENAGRSWQQVGGTWSPSPSEEGNYMIRATVDYEAEAPVIESPADGSFTNEETVTVEGSGSPSTSVVIHNGEDEVAEVEVTEEGKFAADIELDEGANELTAITVTGNGNTDPSAPVVVTLDQMNPELTITSPEDGEKINKEVTTVEGMVNEEFLDQVLVNGQEADVSEDGTFSKRLIVNEGENIIEVEALDEAGNNVTEELTIEADYSAPEITALNPEEDQSLQSGESVMIEFDSEPGLDATFYIKMPLTNFSIFSDQATELPMMEMGEGHYVGYWTATSNLEVEGAEIVVKAEDAFGNVAEEAAEGKLYINQE; via the coding sequence TTGAGGAAAAAGAGAGCTAGACTTAGGTCGGTAAGTGTTCTGTTGATTACTGTCATGATTCTTTCTCTGTTTAATGTGACGGCAGGTGTTTCTGCCCAAAAAGCGAACAGTGTAGCAATGAATGACAGTAAACAGGTGAAGAATAAAATTAATGAAGATCTCTCTTCATCTTTCAAAGAAAATGATCAAATCACGTATTTGGTAAAAATGAAAGAGCAGGCGGATACAAAAAAAGCGGCAAATGAAGCTATGGCAAAATTGGAAAAGAGTAAAGCAGCCGTTTCCGCTAAAGAAAAGAAGCGTGTAAAAACATCCGCAGTTGTGAATGAGTTACGCGCAACCGCAAAACAAACACAGTCCCAATTGGATCAATACTTAGAGAAGGCGAAGGAACAGGGTGATGTCAAGTCCTTTGATCCTTATTATATTGTGAACGCTGTTTCTGTAACTAGTAATGAAAAGGTGATGGAAGAAATCGCCGCTTTTGCAGAAGTTGAAAAACTTTTGCCAAACCGTACGAGGGAAATCTACCAACCACTGGATATGCCTAAAGAAAAGGCCAAGGCAGAAATCCTGGATGTGGATTCATGGGGGATAGACCGAATAGGTGCCGAACAAGTTTGGAACGAAACAGGAATAGATGGCTCAGGCGTGGTAGTAGCTAATATCGATACTGGTGTACAGTGGGACCACCCTGGTTTACTTGAGAAGTATCGAGGGTTTAATGCAGCGAGCCCTGAAGAAGTAGACCATGAGTTTAATTGGTTTGACGCTACCGCTGATACATCAGAACCTTATGATGACCAGGGCCACGGAACTCACACGATGGGGACTATGGTCGGTTCTGAAGCAGATGGGTCCAATCAAGTAGGTGTAGCACCAGGTGCGACGTGGATAGCAGTTAAAGCATTTACTGCTGCTGGTGGTACAGATGTGGATTTACTAGATGCCGCTGAGTGGTTATTAGCACCTAAAGATGAAGAAGGAAACCCTCATCCAGAAAAATCACCAGATATCATCAACAATTCATGGGGCGGTGGCCCGGGGCTTGATGAATGGTATCGTGAAATGGTGCAAAACTGGAGAAATGCAGGCATAGTTCCCGTTTTCTCAGCTGGTAATGATGGAGAGTTAGGTGATGGGAGCATCGCAGCCCCAGCGAACTATCCTGAATCAATTGCTGTAGGAGCTACTGATAGTAATGATGGATTAGCTTACTTTTCATCTGTGGGACCTTCCCCTTATGATGGGGAGATCAAGCCGGACATTTCTGCGCCAGGGGTTAATATCAACTCCACCGTTCCAGGAAGTGAGTATGAGGATACTTATAGTGGAACTTCAATGGCCGGACCTCATGTGGCTGGTACAATAGCTTTGTTATTAGAAGCCGACCAGTCTTTGTCCGTAGACCGAATCGAAGAGTTGTTGTATGAAACGGCGGATGCTACTACAAGTGATGAATACCCTGAGGATCCTAATGAAGGGTTTGGTCATGGGGTTGCCAACGCTTATACAGCTGTTTCTGCCGTTGTATCAGGCATTGGTGAGATTTCAGGAAATGTCTATCAAGACGGGGAGGATACAGAAGCCCCTGTGATTGAACATGAGCCAGTAGAACAGTCTTATAAGGGGCTGGAGCTGCCGATTGTGGTTGACGTTTCTGATAACGTAAGTGTTGACAATGTCGAAGTTCAATACAGCCTGGATGGGCAAGAATGGCAATCAGTCGATGGAGAATTGATCGAGGGCAGCTATGAGAGTGGGACATATCAAGCTTCCATACCAGGTGAAGACTTAAATGGTGATATGCTTGAGTATAAACTTTTTGTCACTGATTTCGGTGGCAATGAAGTGGAGTCAGATATTTATAGCGTAACATTGGAAGATGGAATCACAGTCGGTTATTCACAAGACTTTGAGACAACACCTGCTGGCTGGGTATCTTTTGGCGAAAGTAATTCCTGGGAATGGGGAGTACCTGTTTCTGGACCTGAGGGAGCAGCTTCAGGTGAAAAAGTTTATGCTACGAATCTTGATGGCACCTACGAATCAGATGCCGATATGACGTTAAGACTTCCGCCAGTTGAAGTCCCAGAGGGCGAATCTTTCCTTCAATTTAAGACGTGGTATCAATTAGAAAGAAATTATGATTATGGACATGTGGTTGTTTCCACTGATAATGAAAACTGGGAACAATTGGCCGAGTTTAATAATGAGTCAGGCGATTGGGTGGATTCACAAGTTGAATTATCCGATTATGCGGGTCAAACCGTTTATGTTGGTTTTCATGTTGAAACAGACCTGAGCGTGGTGAAAGATGGCTGGTATATTGATGATGTTGCTATTACAGACCACTCTTCAGACAGCTCTGCAAAACTTCATAAGTCCAATGAGAAAAAAGCTGACAAGAAGGCAGGAGCAAAAGCAGATGCTAAGGATTCTAAATCAAAGAATAAGAAAAAAGCAGTGAAGTCTAAGAGCCTTTTCCCAGGTACCTTTGAAAACGTCGAGGGGCCGTTGATGCAAACAGGAAAAGTAGATACTTCACCTATTAGTCCAAATGTTTTACCACTTGAAGCAACTGTAACTGTTCTGGAAACAGAAAAATCTGTAACAACAGATCCATCAGATGGAAGTTACCGAATATTAACTGCAGCAGGTGACTTTACTTTAGAAGCTTCAGCTTATGGATACGAGTCAAGTACTGAGGAGGTTGAAGTTCCTGAAGATGGACAGGTTAACGCTAACTTCACCCTGGAACCTACACCTTCTGGGGAAGTCACAGGTACAGTGACGAATGAAAGAACAGGGGAACCTATAGAAGGAGCAACTGTCTATGTTGAGGAAGATGCTGCCGTCACTCCGGCTGTGACAGATGAAGATGGTGTATATTCACTGACAGCCTACGAGGGTGAATATACTCTAGAGGTAAGGGCTCCCAATTATAAAGGAGCGGAAGCAACCGTAACTGTAGTAGGAAATGAAACAGCTACGGTGGATGTTGAGTTAGAACCATTCATTGGCTTCCCTGGAGAAATTGGTTATGACGACGGTACAGCTGAAAATGCTCGTGCTTTCTACGACGCTGGTAATGCATGGGCCGTAAAAATGTCCTTAGCTGAGGGCCAGTCTTCAGCATTAGTAACAGGAGGATTATTCAGATTTTGGGGAGAAGACTTTCCAGTACCAGGGGGTACAGAGTTTGCAGTAGCTGTGTATGACTCAAGTGGTACAGATGGGGCGCCAGGGGAACAGTTGGCTGGACCGATTGAGGCGGAAGCACTTCGTAATGGAGAATGGACAGATGTGGACCTATCAAATGAAGGGATTGTCGTAGATGACGATTTCTACATGGTTTATATTCAAACACATGCTAATCCGAACACCCCAGCTCTTGCAACAGATGAAAATGGGGAGAATGCAGGCCGGAGTTGGCAACAGGTAGGCGGAACGTGGAGCCCTTCTCCAAGTGAAGAAGGGAACTATATGATTCGTGCTACCGTAGATTATGAAGCAGAAGCGCCTGTTATTGAATCACCAGCGGATGGATCATTCACGAACGAAGAAACGGTAACAGTGGAAGGCAGCGGTTCTCCGTCAACTTCTGTTGTCATTCACAACGGGGAAGATGAAGTGGCTGAGGTCGAAGTAACGGAAGAAGGGAAATTTGCTGCTGACATCGAGCTGGATGAAGGTGCGAATGAACTTACTGCCATAACTGTAACGGGTAATGGTAATACAGACCCTTCAGCACCTGTTGTAGTCACATTGGATCAAATGAACCCTGAACTTACGATTACTTCTCCAGAAGATGGAGAAAAAATCAACAAAGAAGTAACAACGGTAGAAGGGATGGTAAACGAAGAATTTCTTGATCAAGTGCTGGTTAATGGTCAGGAGGCAGACGTTAGTGAAGATGGAACCTTCAGTAAACGATTGATTGTAAATGAAGGTGAAAACATTATAGAAGTAGAAGCTTTAGATGAAGCCGGTAACAATGTGACAGAAGAACTCACTATTGAAGCGGATTATTCAGCACCCGAGATTACAGCGTTGAATCCGGAAGAGGATCAATCTTTACAGTCTGGTGAGAGTGTAATGATTGAATTTGACTCTGAACCTGGATTGGATGCCACATTCTATATTAAGATGCCTTTGACCAATTTCTCTATTTTCTCTGATCAAGCTACAGAGCTTCCTATGATGGAGATGGGAGAAGGACATTATGTAGGATATTGGACGGCGACTTCTAATTTAGAGGTTGAAGGAGCTGAAATCGTAGTGAAGGCAGAAGATGCTTTTGGTAATGTGGCTGAAGAAGCCGCTGAAGGTAAGCTATATATTAACCAGGAATAA